In the Gemmatimonadaceae bacterium genome, GCCTCTCCAATGCCGAGGCCTTCGAGCGACTGCACCCGATATTGGCGAGCGAGATCGTCACGCGCGAGCTCGGCGTCGAACTCCCATGTTTCTCTCTCGGTGATGAGCGCCTCGGCGCGCGACGGCGGCAGCGGCAGATCCGAGCCCTGCGGCAGAAGAATCTCGCGCGGTGCATAACGAGCAAGAATTGCATCGAGCTCGGCGATCGTCGTGACGCAGAGCCTGAGCTCGCCCGTCGATACGTCCGCGGCAGCGACGCCGATAGGCGCCATCGTACCTCGACTGCGATTCGCGCCCCCGCCCCATAGCGCGCAGATGAAATTGTTGCGCGCGCCATCGAGCAGCTCGTCGGCGTACGTCACACCTGGCGTGACCGTCTCGACCACTTCTCGGCGAACGATCCCGCGCGCGAGCTTCGGATCTTCCGTCTGCTCGCAGATGGCGACACGATATCCCTGCTGCACGAGTCGGCGCACGTATTCCTGCAGCGCTTTTGCCGGAACGCCAGCGAGTGGGACGTCGGCCGCGCCGCCGTTGTTCCGCGACGTCAGCGTGAGCCCGAGCACGCGCGACGCAACCTCGGCGTCGTCGTAGAACATCTCGTAGAACTCGCCCATGCGGAAAAACAGGAGCGCGTTCTGATGCCGCGACTTGATCTCGCGGTATTGTTGCATCAGCGGCGTCGGCGCCTGCCCTACGCTGCTCATCGCTTCACCGCGGACGCGCTCTCGTTGTCCGTCGTGGTCACGAAGCCTTCGATCCCTTTCGCTTTCAGCTCGCGTGCGGCCGCCGTTGCTTCGGCATCTGAAGCGTAGTGGCCTACGCGCACACGAAACGGCGCGGCCGCGCCGGTGACGCGCGCGCCGATCCCGCGCGCGCTCAGCCTGGCAACGAGGTGATCGGCTGAGTCTCTTGTCTGGTATGCCGCAACCTGAACCGTGAACCGCTTGCCGGCCGATGCATTAGCGTTAGGCGTTGCATTGGCGTGAGAAGCAGTATCTCTGCGCTCCGGAATCCTTCGCGCGCTGTCGGTGCGTGCGCTGTCCTTCACTGGCGGCCGCCGTCGCACCGAGTCTGGCCGGGTCGTTCGCGCCGGCGACGGCGCTGGTTTCGGAACGGGAACCACCGTGTCCACATCCGCGCAGCGCGACGCGTAGTAGTCGACCTGGTTTCGCGTTTCGACCGCGGAATCGGCTAACGCGGCGCGGGTCCGCAAGAGAACGGCACAGCCCTTCCCGAGTCGATTCTGCTCGAGCAGGAGGCGCCCGAGCCAGATGCCCGCGCGAACGTGCTCTGGATCGTTAGGCCGCTGGAGAAGAAAGCGCTGCAAGTGGTCGATTGCCGGATCGCGGTCGCCGCGGGCCATCTCGAGCTGGGCCAGCGCGAGCAAGGCGTCGCCCGAGTGTTGCGAGAACGGGTACTCGATGATGACACGTCGATAGTCACGTTCCGCATCCGCCGCGGTCGAGGCGAGCGCCGCACGCCAGTAGAGCGCCGTCGCGTAGTCCGGCGTGCCCGTCGTCGCGGCGAGTGCCGAGTCGACGAGCGCGCGTCCGGCAGCGCTATTCCCATCGAGCACGAGTTTGCGTGCGCGAAGGAACAATGTGTCGCGCGCATCGGGCGCTGGCTGTCGTTGCTTCACTGCGCTATCGGTGCTCTGCGCTTGCGCTCCACAGGCCCCGACCGCCATCGCGACAATGGCGAAGCAACGAGCCCTTCCTCTCGTCATGCGGCCGAACGCGCCGACTGTTGCGCCGGGACACACAGGGTGAGAACGAGTGATTCGATCAGCTGTTCGTCGGACGAAACTCGGCTCTCCTTGATTGCGGCGTCCGCGGTGAGGAGCGCCGTCAAAGCAGCGTCGAGATCGCGTGCGCTCCACGAATCGAGCGCGCGGAGCCAGCTGCTCACCGCGTCGCTCCAGCTCCGGCCGGTGTAGGCAGATCCCTCTTTGAGCAGCGCATAGAACTCGTCCTTCATTCGTTGTGCCGGCACTCCCGCACTCCGTCGCGCGCGTCCCCAGGCGAGCGCCAGCGTTTGCGTCGCGAGTGCCATGATGATCGTGACCGCGCTCGTCTTCGGCTGAAGCAACACGTGCGGCAGCAGCTCGATCGCACGCGCCGCATTACGATTCGCGACGGCATCGAGCAAATCGCCTAACGTCTCGCCACGCCGTACGCCCACGATGCTCGCGACGGCCTCCTCGTCGATCACTGCATGATCACCGCCGATGGCGAAGCTCGCCAGCTTGTCGAGCTCGATCTTGAGCTGCGCCAGCTCGGTACCGACTGCGTTTTGCAGCAGGCTCACCGCCTCCGGCGTGATCTCGCATCCAAGATCGTGCGACGCGTAATGCGTAATCCACTTCGGAACTCGCGCTCCTGACAGCGGCTCGAAATCGATCGCCGTCGTGCGCTCCTGGAGTAAGCGATCTTCCTTGGCGCCCGCTGCTGCGACGAGAACGAGAACAACGTCGGGTGCCGGTCGCTCGAGATATTGTTCGAGCGCGCGACGCGCATCCTTGCGCAGATTGCCAACGTCTCGCACGACGATGACCCGCCGCTCCGCCATCATCGGCGGCGTACCGAGGAGCGAACCCAGGGTTTCTCCGTCGACATCACCCGCGCGGAGCGTCTCGAGATTGAAGTCGCGCGTCGCCGGATCCACGGCCGCCCCGATCAGCTGCCGCAACATCTCATCCTTGAGATAGTCCTCGGCACCTTGGAACAAGTACGCCGGTTCAAAGACGCGCGTGTGCAGCGCGGTGCGAAGCACATTCAGTCCGGCGGAGGTGGGAGCGGCGGCCATGCGCTGACAATATAAGAAAAACGCCGCGGTTGCGGCCGCGGCGTTTTGGACTACGAGTCGATCTTATCGCAACGATGCCTGCTGAAGCTCCACGTCTGCCATACGCCGCGGCGCTGCGTCCATCATCATCACCGCCGGCCATATCGGCATTCCCGTCGAGATTCCCGCCATGTATGCGCTACTCGTTGGGGTCGGCGCGGGCTGCGCCAGTGTCGTCGCGACGACCGGCGGAAGCAGCAGCGCCTGCGGCGTTCCAAAGTGATTCGCCGTCTCGAGCGCGATGTATCCGAATAATGTGAGTCCCGCCGCGAGCGCCGCGAATGCGCCCGTCGTCAATCGATACGGAGACGGCAATTCGACGTCGTCGCCGGCCGCATCCAACGCCGCGATGCGGTCCGCGAGCTTCCCCATGAAGTCTGCCGACGGCTCGATCTGCGG is a window encoding:
- the holA gene encoding DNA polymerase III subunit delta: MAAAPTSAGLNVLRTALHTRVFEPAYLFQGAEDYLKDEMLRQLIGAAVDPATRDFNLETLRAGDVDGETLGSLLGTPPMMAERRVIVVRDVGNLRKDARRALEQYLERPAPDVVLVLVAAAGAKEDRLLQERTTAIDFEPLSGARVPKWITHYASHDLGCEITPEAVSLLQNAVGTELAQLKIELDKLASFAIGGDHAVIDEEAVASIVGVRRGETLGDLLDAVANRNAARAIELLPHVLLQPKTSAVTIIMALATQTLALAWGRARRSAGVPAQRMKDEFYALLKEGSAYTGRSWSDAVSSWLRALDSWSARDLDAALTALLTADAAIKESRVSSDEQLIESLVLTLCVPAQQSARSAA
- a CDS encoding SPOR domain-containing protein, which gives rise to MKQRQPAPDARDTLFLRARKLVLDGNSAAGRALVDSALAATTGTPDYATALYWRAALASTAADAERDYRRVIIEYPFSQHSGDALLALAQLEMARGDRDPAIDHLQRFLLQRPNDPEHVRAGIWLGRLLLEQNRLGKGCAVLLRTRAALADSAVETRNQVDYYASRCADVDTVVPVPKPAPSPARTTRPDSVRRRPPVKDSARTDSARRIPERRDTASHANATPNANASAGKRFTVQVAAYQTRDSADHLVARLSARGIGARVTGAAAPFRVRVGHYASDAEATAAARELKAKGIEGFVTTTDNESASAVKR